The following coding sequences lie in one Pseudorasbora parva isolate DD20220531a chromosome 18, ASM2467924v1, whole genome shotgun sequence genomic window:
- the zgc:110782 gene encoding uncharacterized oxidoreductase YtbE, producing the protein MIVPSVMLKSGVQMPLLGLGTYKLQDHEQLKGSVSSALQAGYRAFDTAAVYENEALLGQVLKELLPMYGLNRKDVFIISKLAPFDHGPKAKEGCLRSLEQLDCEYIDLYLVHWPGMQGLDPLDSRHSEYRAQSWATLEEFYASGRFKAIGVSNYTSKHIRELLMSCHVPPAVFQMECQPKLIQRELRDLCMETGIHFQAYSSLGKGALLKEPEVMDIGRSCGRTPAQVLLRWAVQQGISILPRSSKPSRVQENAQVFDFELSEKDMMRLDALNCGARFCKRDSSNIA; encoded by the coding sequence atgataGTACCATCAGTAATGCTGAAGTCAGGAGTGCAGATGCCACTTTTGGGTTTGGGCACATACAAGCTACAGGACCATGAGCAGCTGAAAGGGTCTGTTAGCTCTGCTCTTCAAGCAGGATACCGAGCCTTTGACACAGCTGCGGTCTATGAAAATGAGGCACTTCTAGGGCAAGTCCTCAAAGAGCTGTTGCCCATGTATGGTCTAAACCGTAAAGATGTGTTCATCATCAGCAAGCTTGCCCCATTTGATCATGGGCCGAAGGCAAAGGAAGGCTGCCTGAGGAGTCTGGAGCAACTAGACTGTGAATACATCGACCTCTATCTGGTGCACTGGCCTGGGATGCAGGGTCTTGACCCATTGGATTCTCGCCACTCAGAGTATCGGGCGCAGAGCTGGGCGACCCTAGAAGAGTTCTATGCCAGTGGGCGATTCAAGGCCATAGGGGTTTCAAACTACACCTCAAAGCACATTAGGGAGCTGCTCATGAGTTGCCACGTGCCCCCAGcagtctttcagatggagtgtcAACCGAAGCTGATCCAGAGGGAATTGAGGGATTTATGTATGGAGACAGGCATTCACTTCCAGGCCTACTCTTCTCTGGGTAAAGGAGCTCTCCTTAAGGAGCCAGAGGTAATGGATATAGGGAGGAGCTGTGGTCGAACCCCTGCCCAGGTACTCCTGAGGTGGGCTGTGCAGCAAGGCATCTCGATTCTGCCTCGGTCCTCGAAGCCGAGCAGAGTGCAGGAGAATGCACAGGTGTTTGACTTCGAGTTAAGTGAGAAGGATATGATGAGACTGGATGCCCTGAATTGTGGAGCAAGATTTTGTAAACGAGACTCTAGCAATATAGCTTAA